ACGGCATCCACGCTTCCGAGCCATATCAAGACGGTCAAGATTCACGAAGTCGAAGACAAGACTCTTGACCCGGTGCTAGCCAACAACATTCGCGAAGGCGTAGTCGAAATGTTCCGCAAGAATGCGGGCGGCGTGCGCCTTGTAACCGGTGATGCCACGGCAGACTTCGAAATGACTCTCTTGAGCTATACGAACAAGCCTGAAAACTACAACAGCAATAGCGATGTCGAAACCTACCGCGTGACAATCCGCGTGAGTGTCAAGTTCTATGACAACGTGAAGGACAAGGTGATTTACGAATCCAAGTCGCTGAGTGCCGAAGGCACTTATGACGTTCAGGCGAACG
This sequence is a window from uncultured Fibrobacter sp.. Protein-coding genes within it:
- the lptE gene encoding LPS assembly lipoprotein LptE, giving the protein MSRILCLVAVTLFVGLLSGCYSFTASTLPSHIKTVKIHEVEDKTLDPVLANNIREGVVEMFRKNAGGVRLVTGDATADFEMTLLSYTNKPENYNSNSDVETYRVTIRVSVKFYDNVKDKVIYESKSLSAEGTYDVQANETEDRHGQARAIEKLQDLIITNALAKW